A window of Malania oleifera isolate guangnan ecotype guangnan chromosome 5, ASM2987363v1, whole genome shotgun sequence contains these coding sequences:
- the LOC131155215 gene encoding DNA-directed RNA polymerase I subunit RPA12, with translation MAYCRRRDFLFCKFCGTMLSFPSTKHAICPLCKSKQSLKEIAGKETCYTATAEDIRRELNIEPLIKLDGIKFDEVKVKKSTTNQACPNCNYTKAEYEARQMRSADEGQTITYTCLKCNHRWRENT, from the exons ATGGCATATTGCAGAAGGCGAGATTTCCTCTTTTGCAAGTTTTGTGGGACAATGCTTTCTTTCCCTTCGACCAAGCATGCTATATGTCCTCTGTGCAAGTCAAAGCAAAGCTTAAAGG AGATTGCTGGAAAGGAAACATGTTACACTGCTACAGCCGAG GATATAAGAAGAGAGCTGAACATAGAGCCTCTTATAAAACTGGACGGAATTAAGTTTGACGAAGTGAAGGTTAAAAAATCGACG ACAAATCAGGCATGTCCAAATTGTAACTACACCAAAGCAGAGTATGAAGCCAGACAA ATGAGATCTGCTGATGAAGGGCAAACAATCACCTATACATGCCTCAAATGCAATCACAGATGGAGAGAGAATACTTGA